The following is a genomic window from Bacillus sp. V2I10.
GTATCTTATCATCGAGATGTTTTAAATAAGAATCAACAAGATTGGATTCGCAATTCAGATACCTTCATTATTGCAAGTTCAAGCTCAGAAGGAAAAATGGATATTTCTCACAAAGGTGGAATGCCAGGTTTTGTCCATACTATTAGTGAAGACTTACTGTTGTTTCCAGATTATCCGGGCAATATGTTATTTAATACTTTAGGAAATATCGTGCAAAATCCTAATGTTGGACTGCTATTTTTTGATTTCGATACTGGAGATACGCTACAGCTTACCGGTGAGGCGCAAATTATCTGGAAAATTAATGAAAATATTGTATCCAAATTCCCTGGTGCACAACGTTTAATACAAATTCAAGTGGCTGAAGTTCTACAAACCAATACTTCTAAATCTTATCAATGGGAATTTATGAAGTATTCGCCATTTAATCCAAAATAGATAAGGTGGGAATAGTTATAAATATTATTATTACAGAAGCTGCGGTAGATGAGCTTGAAAAGCTGGAAAATAAATTTCCTAACCATTTTAGATTTCTTCATTATGAAATGGGTGGATGTGGGCTTCCTTTGGATGGAGTTTTAAGGTTACAACTTATTAAGTTAAATGTAGGCTTTGAACAAGTTCAAACGAATTGGAAACTAATTTATTTAAATAAATCTTCTTTAGACTTCCTTGATGACAACTTAACAATTGATTATTCTGATGGATTCCAAATTAAAAGTTCCAACCAAACATATAGTCATAATTTACCTATAGAAATTGAAGAGTGATTTATGTTCTTTGTGAGGATCATAATGTCATGGTTGCACGAAAATTTCTGTATAATTAAGAAGTTATGTAATTAAAATTGATACAAAGAAAGGGTGCTTAAGATAGATAACTGCGACATTCTTTTAAAGGAAATTAATTCGATAAGAGAAAAGTTACTAATTATGAGTAATCAGGGCACTTACGGATTTCCAAATTGTAGAGAAAAGTCAGGAGCTTGATGTACTAATATTCAAGTATCAAAAATTGTTACTACTGAAAAGATTAGTAAGTATTTAAGAGATAAAGTACATGCATTACTTATATGTTCTATAGATAATCAACTTTATGTATGGCAAATAAAATGTGTAAGTAATAAAGAACTTCCTTTATTCCTCATCATTTACCAATAACTGCATACCTGCAGAAAAAGTCAATCAAAGAAGGAAAAGGAAAAAATAATATCCTTGAAATTATACAGACTTGTCTGTATAATAAAAGTCAAGGAGCACGAAAAGTTGCTCCAAAATCTTATAAATAACAACAAATGAAAGGAAGAATGAAACATGAGTAAAGACATTCGCCCACCATTCACACTTGAAACTGCATTGGCAAAAGTGAAATTCGCAGAAGACGCTTGGAACTCACGTGATCCAGAACGTGTATCCATGGGATACTCCGTTGATTCCAACTGGCGCAACCGTAGTGAATTCTTCACAGGTCGAGAAGCAATCAAAACATTCTTAACGAACAAGTGGAAACGAGAACTTGACTATAAATTGAAGAAAGAACTATGGTGCTATACTGATAACCGAATTGCAGTGCGCTTTGAGTATGAATACCGTGATGCAAATACCGGTCAGTGGATGAGATGCCACGGAAATGAATATTGGGAGTTTGGGGAAGATGGTCTGATGAAGAGACGTGATATGGCCGGAAACGACTATCCAATTGATGAAGCAGACCGGAAATTCAAATAATTTTTGAAAACACCGATACTTCTAAGATTCGCTTAGTATTCAATATTAAAATCGAAAAGGATGATGAAACATGAGTAAAGATATTCGCCCACCATTCACACTTGAAACTGCATTGGCGAAAGTAAAATTCGCAGAAGACGCTTGGAACTCACGTGATCCAGAACGTGTATCTTTAGGATATTCCGTTGATTCTAACTGGCGCAACCGTACTGAATTCTTCACAGGTCGTGAAGCAATTAAAACATTTTTGACTAAGAAGTGGGAGAGAGAGCTCGATTACAAATTGAAGAAAGAGCTATGGTGCTTTACTGGCAACCGAATTGCGGTTCGTTTTGAATATGAATACCGCGATGCTGAAACGGGTCAATGGATGAGATGTCACGGGAATGAACTTTGGGAATTCGGTGAAGACGGTTTGATGAAGAGACGTGATATGAGTGGAAACGATTACCCAATTAATGAAATTGATCGTCGTTACAAATAAACTGTTACTTAGTTGAGGTGTTCCAGGTTTATTCAACAAGTAAGCTTAAGTTTAGAGCAACATCACAAAAGAAATTTCGGACATGATTTGAATGAACAATGAAAGAGTTATTATCAAAACTCAAATATAAATTTTATTATCAGTAACACTATGCCAAATAAAAGAAGTGCCAAGTATGTAGATAGAGTATGTTGTTTTGTCTTGCATATGTATTTTAACGTTATCAGTAACTTGTAAGGAGGTCCGAAATTAATGAGTGATTTTATCTTAGATCAATTAGGAGTTATTCGCCGTCAGACAATTAATTATGTAAAAGACATAAGTGATTCTGCTGCAGAAATCATTCCAGCAGGATTAAGAAACAATATCAAATGGAATTTAGGCCATTTATATGTTGTTCAAGAGAGATTTGCTTTCCAACTTACTGGAAAAGAAACTAAATTCCCTGCTAATATTAACAAGTTATTTGATCCAGGAACGAAACCTTCTGATTGGGATATGAAGCCTCCAACGATGTCTCAATTGAATGATTTGTTAACGGAACAAATTGAAAGGATTGAATCAGCACTTTCAAACAAATTGAAAGAAGAAATCAATCCTCACTATAAGTCGGCTTCTACAGGAATTACCTTTACAACAGTAGAACAATTACTGAGCTTTTCTATTTACCATGAAGCATTGCACTTTGCGACGATTAAAAATATTAAGAGAATAATTAACAGTAAAGATTAATTTGTTTTTGATTAGAATGTGAAATAAAAAGAAGAACTATAACCGGCAAGTAATTATAAAACAAACTATATTATTGTTATAAACAAAACACCGTTCCGATGTGGAGTTAACCACAGAGATGGGACATGAAAAAATACCCCTTTGATTCACATACCCAAAGTATGAAACAAGTGGAGGATTAGACTTAAATTATCCTCGCTAAACAACTTGTCTAGATCTTATTCTTAGTTATAGCACAGAGGAAGAGGGGAAGGTAAAACATTTTACTAAACTAGTGTATAAAAGGAGGTTTTATAAGTGCTATTACATGATATTCTTGAACACAATGATCAATTTGTAAACGATGCAGAGTACGAGCAATATGAGGCGACAAAATATCCGAAAAAACGAATGGTTGTCGTGTCATGTATGGACGCGCGATTGGTTGAGCTTTTACCCAAAGCGTTAGATTTACACAATGGTGATGCCAAAATTATCAAAAATGCAGGCGGAATTATCTCTCATCCGTTTGGAAGTATTATGCGCAGTATTGTTACTGCTGTATACGAATTGAATGCTGATGAAATCTTTATTATTGGCCATCATGGATGTGGGATGAGCCAAACTAATCCAAAAGGGACACTGCAAAAAGCTAAAGAACGGGGCGTAGCAACACAAGACGTTCTCAATACCCTTGAATATGCTGGAATTGATTTAGAAAAATGGTTGTTCGGTTTTGACAATGTCGTTGATTCGATTAAAAACAATATTGAGTTGGTACGCAACCACCCGTTAATTCCTAAAGATGTTCCTGTACATGGTCTAGCTATCGCACCAGACACAGGTAAATTAGACCTAATTATAGATGGTTATAAAGAAATATCTACAACTGAAAATAAATAAATTTATGTTAAATAGATGAAAGGAAGATTATACATGAACAGACAAGAAGCAACTCAAAAAATTATTGAGGCAAAAGTAGCAAAAGGATTAACTTGGTTTGACATTGCAGCTGTTACAGAGAACTCTGAAAGCTGGGTTGTTACAGCATTATTAGGACAAGCTACTATGTCTCGTACAGAAGCAGAAAAGGTAGGAAAGCTTTTGGAACTTGATCAAGAAGTTGTTGAGGCACTAACTCAAATCCCTCATAGAGGAACAGTGATGCAAATGCCTCCTACAGATCCTTTATTATATCGCTTTTATGAAGCACTATTAGTTTATGGACCTACACTTAAAGAACTTATTCACGAAAAATTTGGTGAAGGGATCATGAGTGCAATTGATTTCGAACTAGATATTCAGAAGAAAGCAGATTCAAAAGGTGATCGTGTAGTAATCACATTTAATGGAAAATTCTTACCTTATAGAAAATGGTAATGATTTTTGCGTGATGAATAATCTTAAAACAAGGATGAGGCAGTTACGTGTCTGTAAAACAATTGTTGATTTAATTCATCGGCAATAACGATGTCCTTTAGCAGCCTATAATTAAACAGACCCGTCTGTCTATTATAAGACAGTAAAATAATAAAAACACAAGGAGTAAGGGATGCACTGTTCACCCATAAGCAATTAGCTATTGATTTTCCTGAGCATTTTTGAAGCGTTTATCCGAAATGCAAGAATCTATTTATAAAATAATTTGATTAGAAGTTGACGACTTCAGACGTACAAAGCTATTAAAAGCGAATTAGAAAAAATTATCCCCTGAACTAAAATGTACGTCTAAAGTTAGAGTTCAGGTCCTAAGGTTTATCTCCGAACCGAAAGTCATAATTTCCTAAGGAGCAAATGCTATGCTAAATTAAGGAGAAAATAGCTCAAGGGTTTCAATACGCGCGCTCCATACTCCTTAATTGAACAATATGAAGAAGTAATAGTTAATCGATATATTTGTCTCTCTCACCCATTTCAAGTGAAACATCAGTAATTTTTGCCTAATCTTAACAAGATATGAAGTACATTCTCATGAATCATATATCCTTTCTAGTAGTGTAAAGATCCCATTTTTCATATGTGGTATTACTCTATACTTAGAGGGGATTTTCTTTTGTTAACATTGATAAAACAAAAGTGATGATCAGATAATGGAAAAGATTCGCGTAGAAAAGATTGCATTATATAAGCGCTTCTCTCTAAAGGCAATGCGGTTTTTACGTATACAAAAGCATAGTGAGGTAGCACATAGTTCATACTTTCTCATAGAAGAGACTGTGGTATAAATTTGTTTGTCAAAATAGAGAATATGTTTATTACAAACAAAAAGAAGAACTAATATGAGTAAAGATATTTAGTCACCCTTTTGCATGTAAATCAGCGTTAGCGAGAGCAAGCAAAGCTTGCTGAGATGATCTTATAAGAAGATAGGGCAACTATCTAATCGCTAAGTATGGGCTTAAGGAGAATAGTTCTTTAAACAAGAGCGATTCAAAATTATAGAAACACCATTTAGAAAGATAAGTGATATCGCGATAGTCTTAGGTTGATTATAAATGGAAAATTTTTACAAAACACAAGAAATGGAGGAGCCACATGAAAGCAAGTGATCTTATGGTACGTTGCCTGGAAGCCGAGGGAGTCGAGTACATTTTTGGTATCCCTGGTGAAGAAAATATTGATTTTATGGACTCATTAACGCGATCATCAATTCAATTTGTGCTCGCACGGCACGAACAAGGTGCAGCCTTCATGGCAGATATGTACGGACGGTTAACAGGCAAGCCAGGGGTGTGTCTGGCAACCTTAGGGCCAGGTGCAACAAATTTGATCACCGGTGTGGCTAATGCACATCTTGATCGATCTCCGTTGATTGCTATTACCGGTCAGGCTGATCTCACACGACTACACAAAGAATCTCATCAGCATATAGATACGATTCAATTATTTAAAGGTATTACAAAATATAATCAACAGATTTTGTCCGCGTATACGATTCCAGAAATCATACGTAAGGCGTTTGATCTCGCTACGAATGAAAGCCCTGGTGCTGTTCATATACAGTTGCCTGTAGACGTTGCTCGGCATGAGGTAATTAGCTCTCCGCTTCTAATTGGCAAGCAAGCTAAAATCAAGCCGGATAGCTCGTCACTACAAGCAGCGGCAAAGCTCATAATGGAGGCAAAGAGACCAATCGTTCTAGCAGGAAACGGTGTAATTCGTAATCGTGCGTGGGAAGAAGTTCGGAAGCTGGTGGAAAAAGCAAATCTACCTATGGTCAACTCCTTTATGGCCAAAGGCATCCTGCCATTCGACCATCCTCGAAATTTGTTTACTATCGGTGGGAAGCCTAATACTGATACTCTCCGCCCTTTAATTGAAGCTGATTTAGTGATTGCTATTGGATTTGATTTGGTTGAATATGATCCGGTGTTGTGGAATAAGGAGCAGTCCCGTAAAGTGCTAAACATTCACACAATTCAAGCGGAAACTGATGCCCATTTTCCGGTTGAGTTAGATCTTGTAGGGGATTTACAAGATACACTCAAGGCATTATTAGAATTAGTGGATCAACGGCCTGAACCTATAGGATATAATCAAATACGTGCAAGTAGGGTGGAAGAACTACAGACTATCCCTTCTTCAGAACAGGAATTGCCGCGTAAGGTGATGTGGACTTTAAGTGAGAAATTATCAAAGGATAGTATCGTAATTTCTGATGTTGGCCTGCACAAGGTCTGGGTATCTCGTTGGTATCAACCAAAAGCGCCAGGTCAAACGATTATCTACAATGGGTTGGCCTCAATGGGAGCATCGCTACCGGGCGCTCTAGCAAGTCGCTTGGCCAAACCAAATTCTCCAGTCATCGTCGTATCGGGTGATGGAGGGTTTCTGATGAATTCTCAAGAACTTGAGACTGCAAAGCGTCTTGGCCTAGCCTTTACCATTATTATCTTTAATAATCAGAGTTACGGTTTAATTGAAAAACACCAGCGTGCCGCCAATTTGGCAGTTACTCAGATCGCTTTCACCAACCCGGATTTTAATCTCTTTGCTCAAAGCTTTGGGATTGCCTATAGATGTGCAAAAAATGCTGAAGAATTTTCTCAAGTACTGACGGAAGCGCTGGAAAGTGGAGAATTAAATTTGTTAGAGGTTGTATTGATGGGAGAAGAAGTGTGAAGAGCATATTACTGCGGATTATAGGCCCTAATAGGATAAAACTGTATTAAATATCTGCGTGACTTATCGGTTTCATCGATAACGAGATCATTCATGAATAGAAAAGGACTTGTAAGATATCTCATATAGAACAGAAATTCTAAAGATAGATATTCTCTATACTGAAGACGCCTTTATAGGTGTCTTTTTTATTTGCCGCTATTCGTTACCTAATTGAAGAAAATAAGACACACGAAGGGTTTTTCCCATTTAAAATAGTTCAGTTTTTCTCAACATGCAAGATATTCATACTAAACTGTTTTTAGAAACAAATTACTTTTGAGGTGATCATGATAGAAGCCGATCAGATTAAAAAACGGGTTAATATGAGGCCCTTGCGAATATGGGATACCTAGATTCTAGAAAGCATACAAGCAATAACTTAGAGTATATTAAAATGGTTTGTCCTAATTATAAAGGAGAAAAATTTTATGAGATGGGACCTGCGGTATCTGGTGAGAATTTGGTTACTGCATCAGGAGTAGCTCCTCTGGAATTTGCGATGGAAGTACTGAAAAAATTAGATGTATTTGCACCAGATACATTACATTCATGGTATAACCTAAATAAGACTCACAAACCTGAATACTTCTTCCAGTTAATGAATTCAATAAATAGATGAGCTAAAAAAATCAACTTAGCAGATTTATATTAGTTTAAATAATTACCATGCTTTAGACAATGTCAAAGCATGGTTTTTGAATATAACTTAAAAATGCTTATGGAGTAATGAAAAAGCCCAATTTCTCTATTAATTAACGGTGAAGTTGGGCTTTTTAGTATTGAAAATTCCTTAACGTTGTAAATCCGCATTTTCCTGACGGTACCCCTTTTAGGAATAACTTTTATCTCATAAATTGTGTTGACTATATCACAGCTGCCCTGGTCAAAAGACAATTGAATCATTTTATCATGATCATCCATTTTGAGTGCTCTCTTGGCTTCATCCGTAACAATTAAATTCATAATTTTACCTCCTAAAATTCTTTTCGCAATTATCAATCTTCTGTTTAATCTATATTTTGAAAACCAAAATCAAAAAGGAATCATCTCTTTACTAAAACTAAAATACCAAGAACTATCTTACATTTTAACAAGTAACACAACTAATTATTCATAATGCGAACTGATTTCGATAGGCATATTTACTAAATTCTGTAAGGACCCTTCATTCTTCTTATTTTAAGACATAGCCATACTGATAATGGAATAATTAATTGAAATATAGTGGCATATATCGCATATGTTTTAGGGAAATGTATAATCTCCAGTTGATTTTTGAATGCAAGTAATGATAAAGACCAAACAATCAACCCGACAGGAAAGAGATAAGTATTAACATTAAAATTTTTTAGAAACTTTGTAGAGAGTTTTGTTAATATGTAGTATTCAACAGACAGTTTGATGACTGCAGTAACAAACCAAGCTAGGATAACGAGTGGTTCGATTCTTAATTGAGCGTTTCCAAACGTTAACACACCTGTAGCAGTGCCAGAAGTCGTTAGAGGAATATACTTTATATATTCTCCTAATAATCCAACTGAAACGATGAACTTAAATAAATTTGTTAATGTTATAAAAATAATTGGTATTAATAATGGTTTTATATTCGATCTTATCTCATCACATATTTGCGGAAGAAACAAAAGTAACAGAATTTCACCTGAAGACTTAGTGGAAATCAAATAAGCTTCTCTAACTAAAGGTTGAAAACCATCATAAAGGATAGGAAAAAAATGAGCGATCTTTATTTCGCTAAAACTCAATAAAATCACAACAACATTGAGGAAAAAACAAATGGTAGATAAAAACACACTCAATTGAAGGATGCTCTTTATCCCACCCTGAACACATATCAAATAAATATGTATTATTACAAGGGTTGCAATAAACGTAGTAGTATGTTTTGGTAAAGTTAAATTTACAATTGTATCCCAAACAATTGCTAAATCTTTTGCTGTGACGAATGCGATAAAAAGCCAATAAACACTTAAAAATACTATGGAAGTTATCCTGCCGAAACTGCTTCTGATAAGATCAATGAAATCCCCCCCCTTGTTTCCAGAACTTAATAAAGATCGATAAAGAAAAAACAATATTAACGTCCACACTCCTCCAATTAATATTGCTATCCATTGATCTTGAGGCTGAGAAAGGTAGCTAAAAGGAATTAACGTGCTTGTACCCACAACGATTCCATAAACAAGAAAGGATGATTGAGCAAATGCCTTATTGTTCATTCAAAACTTCCTCCAAAAATCCACAAAACAATAGGCTCTACAAATTTGGTCAAGTAGAAGCTTATTGAGGTATCTATCCTTACTAATGCTAGTATATATACTACAATCCCAATTAAAGACACGGCCCAGTAAGATATTTGATTATGTTTTTCATGTTTTATTTTTCTGTTGTAAACCAAACATAAAAGCATCAAAAGGGTAAGAAATATCGTTTTTACCATGTGATATTTCTCCTTTCTAAGAATGAATTCCTACATGTTTTATGGTGACGTTCATTTTAAAGTCAGTTTCAACCTCTGGTAAAATACTATTCCACTTGTAGTGATTTACCTTCCAATAAGAAGGACGGTAGCGATAAAGGTAATCATCAAACCCTAAAGCATCACATTGATATTCAACTAAGATTTTTTTCATTAATAATGTATATCTTTTTTTCAGTTCTTTTCTTACCAATAATTCTAAATTAGATATGTCTTTTGTCTTAGTAACTTCACCAAATGATGCAATATCAACCTTAAAAAATAAATCTCCTTTAAATATAAATTTAGGTTTACTATAAGAAAATATACAATCTCTTTTAATATTGCCACTACTTAAAATTACCTCAACAGGTTTGTTTTTATACTTAACCTTAACACGTAAATTCTTTCCTTGATTTAGCAGTACAGCTACAAGCGACATCTCTTTTTCATTGAGATAACCTGTTAACTTGCCATTATTTAATAAAGCTACACCCGAAATAATCAATCTCTTCTTTCCATCTGTTTCTACGTTATCAAGCAAAGGCAGAATTGATCCTCTCTTATTTCTGCTGGATGATTTTTTGAAAAATTCAACTGCCTTGGTTTTAATACCCTGACGGTTAATAAGCTGAACAATTGATTCAGATATAGATTGATTTTCGATAGAACTTGAATTTATTATATCGCGGGCTTCCCCTCTTGCTGCTACTATATAGTTACTTCCGCGTAGGTAATCTGTACGTGGAAAACCAGACACGATTTCCGTAATTCCATTTTGAAGAGTTTTTTCACCAAAAACTAAAACCTTATTATGCAAGGCTGTTATTTCTTTAGGATGAAGAAATTTTTGTTTAGAAAAGGCATCGTTAGCATTCTCCCCTGATACAGATTCTATATAATAGGACATTGCTGATTTGCCACCTTTTTCTTCCCCGCCTTTTGATTCAGTATTTAATATTTCTGACGTTATGGTTACTCCATTAGTACCTTCATCAATACCCGTAGAAAGTGTAATAGCCAATTCTTCAATTTGTGTGCCAGTACTGCAACCTGATAATAGTAATAAAAGAAGCGTAAAATATACAATTAGTTTCCTCAAGTTTGGATCCCTCGCTACTT
Proteins encoded in this region:
- a CDS encoding Ger(x)C family spore germination protein; translation: MRKLIVYFTLLLLLLSGCSTGTQIEELAITLSTGIDEGTNGVTITSEILNTESKGGEEKGGKSAMSYYIESVSGENANDAFSKQKFLHPKEITALHNKVLVFGEKTLQNGITEIVSGFPRTDYLRGSNYIVAARGEARDIINSSSIENQSISESIVQLINRQGIKTKAVEFFKKSSSRNKRGSILPLLDNVETDGKKRLIISGVALLNNGKLTGYLNEKEMSLVAVLLNQGKNLRVKVKYKNKPVEVILSSGNIKRDCIFSYSKPKFIFKGDLFFKVDIASFGEVTKTKDISNLELLVRKELKKRYTLLMKKILVEYQCDALGFDDYLYRYRPSYWKVNHYKWNSILPEVETDFKMNVTIKHVGIHS
- a CDS encoding GerAB/ArcD/ProY family transporter, with product MNNKAFAQSSFLVYGIVVGTSTLIPFSYLSQPQDQWIAILIGGVWTLILFFLYRSLLSSGNKGGDFIDLIRSSFGRITSIVFLSVYWLFIAFVTAKDLAIVWDTIVNLTLPKHTTTFIATLVIIHIYLICVQGGIKSILQLSVFLSTICFFLNVVVILLSFSEIKIAHFFPILYDGFQPLVREAYLISTKSSGEILLLLFLPQICDEIRSNIKPLLIPIIFITLTNLFKFIVSVGLLGEYIKYIPLTTSGTATGVLTFGNAQLRIEPLVILAWFVTAVIKLSVEYYILTKLSTKFLKNFNVNTYLFPVGLIVWSLSLLAFKNQLEIIHFPKTYAIYATIFQLIIPLSVWLCLKIRRMKGPYRI
- a CDS encoding carbonic anhydrase, with protein sequence MLLHDILEHNDQFVNDAEYEQYEATKYPKKRMVVVSCMDARLVELLPKALDLHNGDAKIIKNAGGIISHPFGSIMRSIVTAVYELNADEIFIIGHHGCGMSQTNPKGTLQKAKERGVATQDVLNTLEYAGIDLEKWLFGFDNVVDSIKNNIELVRNHPLIPKDVPVHGLAIAPDTGKLDLIIDGYKEISTTENK
- a CDS encoding DinB family protein, encoding MSDFILDQLGVIRRQTINYVKDISDSAAEIIPAGLRNNIKWNLGHLYVVQERFAFQLTGKETKFPANINKLFDPGTKPSDWDMKPPTMSQLNDLLTEQIERIESALSNKLKEEINPHYKSASTGITFTTVEQLLSFSIYHEALHFATIKNIKRIINSKD
- a CDS encoding nuclear transport factor 2 family protein translates to MSKDIRPPFTLETALAKVKFAEDAWNSRDPERVSMGYSVDSNWRNRSEFFTGREAIKTFLTNKWKRELDYKLKKELWCYTDNRIAVRFEYEYRDANTGQWMRCHGNEYWEFGEDGLMKRRDMAGNDYPIDEADRKFK
- a CDS encoding Spo0E family sporulation regulatory protein-aspartic acid phosphatase, yielding MRALTDFQIVEKSQELDVLIFKYQKLLLLKRLVSI
- a CDS encoding iron-sulfur cluster biosynthesis family protein; this translates as MGIVINIIITEAAVDELEKLENKFPNHFRFLHYEMGGCGLPLDGVLRLQLIKLNVGFEQVQTNWKLIYLNKSSLDFLDDNLTIDYSDGFQIKSSNQTYSHNLPIEIEE
- the cynS gene encoding cyanase gives rise to the protein MNRQEATQKIIEAKVAKGLTWFDIAAVTENSESWVVTALLGQATMSRTEAEKVGKLLELDQEVVEALTQIPHRGTVMQMPPTDPLLYRFYEALLVYGPTLKELIHEKFGEGIMSAIDFELDIQKKADSKGDRVVITFNGKFLPYRKW
- a CDS encoding acetolactate synthase large subunit; the encoded protein is MKASDLMVRCLEAEGVEYIFGIPGEENIDFMDSLTRSSIQFVLARHEQGAAFMADMYGRLTGKPGVCLATLGPGATNLITGVANAHLDRSPLIAITGQADLTRLHKESHQHIDTIQLFKGITKYNQQILSAYTIPEIIRKAFDLATNESPGAVHIQLPVDVARHEVISSPLLIGKQAKIKPDSSSLQAAAKLIMEAKRPIVLAGNGVIRNRAWEEVRKLVEKANLPMVNSFMAKGILPFDHPRNLFTIGGKPNTDTLRPLIEADLVIAIGFDLVEYDPVLWNKEQSRKVLNIHTIQAETDAHFPVELDLVGDLQDTLKALLELVDQRPEPIGYNQIRASRVEELQTIPSSEQELPRKVMWTLSEKLSKDSIVISDVGLHKVWVSRWYQPKAPGQTIIYNGLASMGASLPGALASRLAKPNSPVIVVSGDGGFLMNSQELETAKRLGLAFTIIIFNNQSYGLIEKHQRAANLAVTQIAFTNPDFNLFAQSFGIAYRCAKNAEEFSQVLTEALESGELNLLEVVLMGEEV
- a CDS encoding nuclear transport factor 2 family protein — encoded protein: MSKDIRPPFTLETALAKVKFAEDAWNSRDPERVSLGYSVDSNWRNRTEFFTGREAIKTFLTKKWERELDYKLKKELWCFTGNRIAVRFEYEYRDAETGQWMRCHGNELWEFGEDGLMKRRDMSGNDYPINEIDRRYK